In Clostridium ljungdahlii DSM 13528, the genomic window GGTATATGGTCTTAGAGCTGGGGCTGATGATTATATAACAAAACCTTTTGAAGGTATTGAATTATTAGCTAGAATTGATAATGTGCTTAGACATTATAATAAAAATACTAATGTAATAAATTTTGAAGATGTAGAGATAAATTTAAGGGAAATGACAGCTAGGAAAGCAGGTGAAGCTGTAGAGCTTACTTTAAAGGAATTTGAATTATTAGTGTTTTTAGTACAAAATAAAAATGTTGTATTAACCAGAGAAAAGTTAATAGAAAAAATTTGGGGATATGACTATGTTGGGGAAACCAGGACTATAGACAACCATATACAAAAGTTGCGAAAAAAACTTCAGTGGAAGGATAAAATTAAAACTGTATTTAAATTAGGATACAGGCTGGAGGGTTAAATGAAATTCTGGGAAAAGATATTTTTATGCACACTGGTTATATTTGAAATATTTTTTGTTCCTTCATCAATATATTTAATTAACAGTAATTTTAAACTAAATCTTAATACAGAAATTGATTCTGGAATAAATGAGCAGCAAAGATTTTGCTCTTTTGTAGAATCAAATTTATTTTTATTTAAAATTCAAAAAGAGTCTAATTCTTACAAGACTGAACTTGATAAACAAAGTATAGATTCAATGATTAGTACATATTTAAATAATTTTGGAAAACAGGATATATATATTGAGGTAATAGATAATAACAATAAAGTTATTTTTACTAATTTAAGCATGAATATATCAGATAAAAGAGAGGAACTTAATGTTCAGCTTAATAAAGTGAAGTATATAATACGTGATATTGATGAAAAAAACTATTTATTTATAACTAAAAAAATAAATTTAGACAATAATTACTATAAAATTTCTTATGTTAAAGATGTTTCAAGTATTTATGAAAATAAGAAATATTTGTTGAATCTTCTTTTAAAATTAAATATATTTGTTTGTATAATTTTAATTATAGTAACCATAGCATTAAGTAAGTTTATAGTAAATCCTATAAATAAATTAATTAAAACCACTCAAAAAATAGCTGCTGGAAACTTTAGTGAAAGAGTAAAGGTAATATCAGATGATGAGATTGGATTATTATCAAAAAATTTTAATGATATGGCAGATGTTGTGGAGGATAAAATAAATGAACTAGAGATGGTTTCAGAGGATAAGCAGAGATTTATTGATAATCTTGCTCATGAGCTTAGAACG contains:
- a CDS encoding response regulator transcription factor; the protein is MIKILVVEDELPISNLIKLNLNMSNYECKTAFNGEDALEEIENDSFDLILLDVMLPKIDGFTLLEKIKPLGIPVIFLTAKTSVTDKVYGLRAGADDYITKPFEGIELLARIDNVLRHYNKNTNVINFEDVEINLREMTARKAGEAVELTLKEFELLVFLVQNKNVVLTREKLIEKIWGYDYVGETRTIDNHIQKLRKKLQWKDKIKTVFKLGYRLEG
- a CDS encoding sensor histidine kinase, which encodes MKFWEKIFLCTLVIFEIFFVPSSIYLINSNFKLNLNTEIDSGINEQQRFCSFVESNLFLFKIQKESNSYKTELDKQSIDSMISTYLNNFGKQDIYIEVIDNNNKVIFTNLSMNISDKREELNVQLNKVKYIIRDIDEKNYLFITKKINLDNNYYKISYVKDVSSIYENKKYLLNLLLKLNIFVCIILIIVTIALSKFIVNPINKLIKTTQKIAAGNFSERVKVISDDEIGLLSKNFNDMADVVEDKINELEMVSEDKQRFIDNLAHELRTPLTSIIGYADFLRTTKYDEETFINSLSYIYSEGKRLEKLAFKLMDLIILRKKDFKMKSENVLKLLVEIKDSMQPKLEKKNIHLEILAEDLNLSMDKELMTVMITNFVDNAVKASQIGDKIYLKAYKYDASNIILEVKDSGIGIPEEDISKVMKPFFMVDKSRARASNGVGLGLSLCVEIAKIHNARIDIESKVGEGTAIKVIFYKNF